Within Lytechinus pictus isolate F3 Inbred chromosome 7, Lp3.0, whole genome shotgun sequence, the genomic segment tgaaatttattatgcaagatgtgtatctcgctaaaacaaataatgaaaactcgaatcatgaaaaaaaaaattattgtgcatATTGACTCGAACACTGGATTTTTAAGCCCCATGTTATCTTATTAAAcagatcatttatttatctaaatCAAAAGTCACTGCGAGcgcgaacaaaattttgaatgttataaaatgacctcaattaaagttttatttcatattgcaGGGAACTATACCATGACTATATGAggaaattttacaaaatttgaaGGGTGAATAGTGCTAGCTGTTGTGGATCACTTTACAGCTTAAGTGAGATGCTCATGACAGCATTTACATTATTTCTTCAGTTTCGGAATATTCGGGGGGCCGGGCGCGGGAGCAAGTAGGGCAACGatcctgaccccccccccttggtaccaCCACTTACAGCATGGTGCATGTGGCAAAAGTTTCTGAATAAAAGTCCCGggagagcgaagcgagcgaggtTTTCTTCTACTTTTTCATTACaagtgatagattttgacatgatctTATTCCTCTTTCCTGTccatttctttaatttctccTTTTGTTCTTGGtcgtagaactttttggggccagtCCCCAGCAACGCCTTCCATTTTTATGCCAGTGCTGCTGGGGTCCGAGCGGAACCAGAACCTCTCGagatttcattacatgaaaccTTACTTTTCAATCTGATCATATATGTTTTACAAAACGCATCACTTCAATACAGTGGAGTAATAAACCAAACATTTGAGGGGCACAACATGTGAAATGTGGGGATATTTCTAAAACGTCACGAACGAGTTCATTACACTACCTCATTTCCCGTTTCTGtttgtcccttttctttcctcttgaGTCCTGTCATACTCGTTCCCGTTCCATTTTGCCACCTTTCTATATATTTCCCCTTTCTCATTCATTAGTAAGTTCTTTCTCATAATCTTGTCTCTGTTTTCCTCTTTCCGCTGAAAACCTTTCCTCTCTTTATAGACTCTTTTCCCTTTCCGTTTCTTTTTCccctccctttccccttttcctccatttcctttctttctttcgtttctTTCAAAGTTTTCCCATTCTCCCCGGTTTTTTTCCCGGAGCCATGCAGGGCTGAGGGGGGCAGATCGAGGCCGCCCCCGTGCCCCTCGCCGCCTGTTACCACTAAAGAAGACAAGGAATAATATGCCTTGTTAGTTGCTATTATGTCAAAACACTTGTTCTCAAAAGATGTATAGCTAGGCCTACATGCATTACCTCCATGAgtatataggggaaggcggggtaagttgagcataaattataggggcaagttgaaccactacccccaggccaataatgaatgagtcagacactGTGGTGTTGTcattgtattgatgacccattgcataacccctaaccccaccacaagttgttttcaactttgaaacaaaaagtactttttttgagggaaaaatacaaatttcagccaaaaaagtaaaaaagggtgcgaaatagataagtgctttttacacacatgcacacacgtctttaaataaaataaagaccAAAGACTATAAAGAACAACATTGTTAGCCCAGGTATGGagcttcattcttgtcatagtcttttataattatgatggatgcataagaaatgtgtggaagCGAAATTATCGCATCatgttcggactggggtaagttgtgccagccgacatggggcaagttgagacatggtaattcttataatgtaggcctatataaaaaacaaaaaaaccttaaaaagcctTCGATATGCAgacagaaaggagcaaatttacaTGACTGTTCTATTCCTTTTAGGATGTTgttatttatagagaattagcaagtgaaaagactttgaataaaaaaattagacatgctggttcttcccccaCACATATAGtgtttgtggctcaacttaccccacagatggggcaagttgagccatcaCATCagacaatgactttcagtgtggggatagaaagttatatataggtgaaagatatttcagaagaattgaattttaaggcaaggtacttatttctacaagattataAATAGTATCAATTCCAACATGCAAAAAGCAAAAGGTGGCTTACCCATAGagagtatacatctctatgggctTACCCCGCCATCCCCTATATACGGATCTTGTTCATAAAAGAAAGGATCGCGTTGCCCCGCGTTGACAATGCAAGCTTTTACCGTGTCGCAAAAGGTGGGACGAATGCCTGATACGATATTTCTGATGGACGACGAGTTACACTCATTGTAGAAATGGAAATGGCAGGAGCAAAGTCAAATCGTCGTACTCTCTCCAAAGTCTcaacttatttttcatattttctttgtcagttTTCTTAATATTGGCATACTGACGCGATCATGGCGGCTTAAAGAATCACAGTCGGCGGAAAGTCCTTCGAGAGGATTGTTTATTCCAACTCTAAATAGAATTCGCCGAACTGTTTAATAAATAAGCCTAGGCTTCACGTCTTACGACATCACTCGCAAGTCGCAGTCGATCGGAGTGTGCAATAGCCAATAAACTGGGAGGAGCTGCCTATCCGTCCGTCCAGCCAGGTTGTGTGCATTGAAGTTTGAACTCAGCCACATCTTTTTGGGGTGCTAATTCGCTTTGCTGTCCTTGGCCCTTGGCTGTGTAGTGTAGACCCTTCAGAAAAGACGCAGGATCTAATTGGGTGTACCATACAGTACAGGCTTAAAATCTACTCCATCAAGGATCAAGGCACTAGGCCTAGTCAGCAATAATAATTTGTCATTGAGTCATTTGTAAATTAAAACAATCCCAGATCACATCCACACAATGTCAAAAGCTACCAAACGCAAACATGTAACAAGAGAGGTTCTGGAAGATTATATTTTGCCAGAGGAAAATCAACAAATTTTGAAGGTTAGTAGTAAAAGTAGAGTCTTAAACTTTCACTTGGCCTAGACTTGGTCATGTTGGTCTTGGAAGTTTCGCTTGGCCATGAAACTTTTAATGAAATGGCTCAGTCAGTgagcacatctcatgcttgagtaaACACCAAACTTCAAagtcaaaccttgttttctccttattctttGGAGCACTCAGTGTTacattcaatcaaatatttattttggttaTTGATCAATTTTCATCTTAGTTAAaagttaaaggtaaaagacagtagggCCTACCAATTGGCaatagttgcagcaaacaattatttcatgagaaagtcttttaatcaaggttaattgtcaagaTATTATCAATTAAATCTAGATCTGGgatctgtttcataaaacttgttacaataacaaatttacaagaacagttaaaagctactgaaatcctttaatctgattggctgatggtaaatttgttatagaaactCTGCATTTGTTGCAACAAATCGTAATGAAACAGGACCCAGGTAGATCTACTttatgtaaacttatctttgtaaaaatcatgaaatcaatggctcaaaatcgataattctgatgattactaacacagaaaagctaTGTGGGagagtgtattaatattgcttcgaaaaatacccagcatttgatggaattccatgcttattttgctcatttctcagcaattaacACATTATCTTCCAgaggcacatatttttttatttatacatatacaaacacttgggtggtaatttcTATTGATTTTGTTCGAACTTGTTTTGAAAAAgctaccacaactggtatttatctttaaagcttagaatgtgctttttcaagctcaataatAATCTAAAAATTCATCAGGGGTGATTTTTTGTTGGTGTTGGGGTGGCAGGCAGGTCACAGTTGATCTCAAGTTGGAAAAAGTGATGCATTTTGGAAGTGGTTGAATTTCTAAAACGTGACCAATAAATAGATGCTGTATTCAACTTTTAAATTGATAATTTCCTACTGTTGAAATAATTacaaacttgtttaaaaaaacactCAATTTAATTTAATCATTTGTGATTTGCTTTTGCAGATACTTGGAGGAAGAGGAAACAATCTTCATGAAGCTCAGACATCTGAAGGAGATAAATTCCTGATCAGTATGCCAACCAGGTTTAGGAAAAATGTCTGGATAAAAAGGGGTAAAAGAAATATTCTATCAGTCATTTTCTGGATTAAGTGTTGAAAATTATTGGCATCAATGTCTCCTTATCAGACAAAATAGCTTTTTGCAAAACTCTTTTCATACAATATCTGTCATTTTCCCAAAAATGTTAACCTGTAGAAACAATATaaagtatattacaaaatacaaagtatATTGCAATTGATAATGCACTTGCCCTGCATGCATGGACATTATCACTTGAAATAACTAAACTGCATGTGCACGGACCAAACATGTTCACAAGGAGTGAGttcataaaatgatgataaatgtgcttttttttttaaatttgattacaTGTAGGTGACTTTGTGCTTGCTGACCCTATTCTAGAAGGTGATAAAGTGAAGGCTGAGATTGTTGCAATTCTCTACCCTAAGCAGATCAAATATATCAAACAAGAACAACTATGGTAGGTATATGCAGGTCCATGGTatatgtaatttacacattatGCACTTATACCAAGTCTCCCcaaagtgaacatttttttaaaggttccTTGGGGTGCAGGGTGAATTTGCCCCTGTAATGCCTAAAAGATCCCCGGAAACTAATACAATATCACAAAGCAACAATGTCCCGATAGTATTAGTTGAAtaatttatatgttttatgGCTTGGATTGGCTTTTCAGGGATAAAATAACGGGGGTGCagtagtctgctgggcaaacccttcactcgagttaagggtctgaatgtgcagcctactcatgccttgtgtactgaaggctctctcgcaagttttgtatgtgctagtctttgcgtggaggcacacttgttgatcaaagttccaatcagggtctgtgcctgcagactaggggtGCAGAGTGAATTCGCTCCTGAATGCCCCAAAGAGCCCAGATAACTGTAATACAACATCACAAAGCAACATAgtcctggggcccgtcttacaaagagttgcgattgatccgattaatcgtaactatggaaagccagcaaagtcaacatataaaatgcatgtttgtccaaaagattttctagatatgaatgtatatccatgaatttattgatttcttgaccatttggtgtgttctcctttgtttacaaaggaaattttgcaaatttcttgtagaaaaaattatggcactgatggatttccatagagttacgattgcttggatcaatcgtaactctttgtaagacggggccctaaTAGTATTAGTTGCATAATTGATACCTTTGGATTCTCATTGTGTTACTAGGCCTCAAGGTTTTGTCACAGGAGCCAGTGAGATTAGGAATCAAAACCCAGAAGGCACTGAAGTAGAGGCCTTGACCAACCAGCTCAATGATGCATCCATAGCTGACAGAGATGTAGAGGAGAATAACGGGATCTCTGATGGAGAAGAGGATTATAGTAGTGaagacaatgatgatgacttgtTTGTCAATACAAACAGACCCACAGTTACATATTATTATTCAGATAGTTCAGAAGAAGacgaggaagaggaggaagacgattGTGAGGGGGAGGTTCAAGAGGTAACAGATGAAGATCATAGTGCGGACCGATAGCCGTCTCTTTAGTTAACACAGAGCCCATCAAGAAAGGGTGTTATACTTTGAGGAAGTTACATTGCATTAGAGTCTCATTGAGGACTAGGTCTTGTATCAATTCCAAGTTCATGTGTGCACATCTTTGCTTATAAGTCATATTTAAAGAGAGAGTCCACCAAGAAATGAAGGTATTcaagcaaaatgaaaaattgcatGTTCTGAAGATGGCAAGAATACTTATTGAAATGTTTATTTGGGTGGTCCTTTCTGGACCAAACATTCTTGTACTTTAACCCCACAAGAGTATTTTGTCAACTGTAGGGTAAAACCTCCACATTGATTCATATTTTGttatggaaaccttcagaagttgtTAAAATAAGTTATTattgaatcacaatatcaatgTGGGTTCATGCCATATTTCCGGACCACAAATAGGTTACAACAATGTCAATTCCACTGTTGTTTGACATTAATATGAGGAAATATTGAAATTCATGTTATATAGGTAAATTGCcttttcgtctactgccaactcgtccacatggtctaatttcatttagtctaatgccatttcgtccaacattatgtctaacaaccatttggtccaatcatcactttgtctaatccccatttcgtctatgaccattcgtctcataaccagttagtctaatatccatttcattttcatttattttgcacaatttaacacttagtccagtTAGACctaatggtatatggactaaatagctattggaccaactggttactatacagaatggcattagactaaatgaaagtagaccatgtggtgagtagacaaactgatggtagaccaaatgatagtagacaagctggctattggacgaattggaaattaaccgttatataatgataaaacaaaataaaaagttagaGGATGACATCACTTCACTTTGCATGCTAACAAGGATGTGCATTTAacggttttgtgaaataaaataaaacttaagATGTCAGAAATATCCTTATTTCAtctccaattttgatgaaattttcagcattatgcttgtttgtgttttcttcaaatcaaaCTTTCGTTGGGAACTTGGGGTGGACTTCCACTTTAAAGCAAGCATCCACTAGGGTCAGGACAACATCAGTACATGGCACAGAATGCAATATAAGTAATCTGCATTCCTCCATAAGCGTGTCCAGACCTTTTAAATGATGCTTTGCTGTTCCCAAATGTTCcttggggtgtttcacaaagatttaagtatgacttagggttgcacttaaatgcctagttgcgtgcgTTATAataggcatgaccgcattgttcagatcatgccaagaggacgcggaCAACTACATTATATGGCATTTATTTGTGACTCTTTAAGTCatgcttaaatctttgtgacCCCCCCTTTGCATTTTGGGTTGGCAAAAAATTGTTAGCAACCAAATTTGGTCTCAACTAAAATTGGATATGGAAAAATTACTTCTTGACACCTTGAGGAGCTTGTGTTGTCCTGGCGATGTCTGTCCTCAATGTTCTTGAACACTTCTGCAGAATATTTGCAAAAATGTTAAATAAGCAAGTACACTTTTTACACTGTCCTTATGATTCACAAAATGActtcattttgtttcatgataTTGTCTAATTACTATCTTAATTGTAGTGGCTCTATATGTTACATGGCAAGAATCTGGTTGGAAAATGGAAGCTTCATGCTTGTTTTCAGAATGGATAGCATATTGACTTGGGActcatttctttctcattaACTTTGCAAACAGCCCAATacatatacaaatataaaatatttgaatgaaattttgaattagTGCTGCAAAGACTTGTGCCACCTTCATTTCAAGCATGTTCTTGTACATATAGGTCAATCATTGATTTAAATGTTCATATGAACAAAACTACTATAACgtctttgttaaaaaaaagtgCAAAGCGTGCACAACATGTCTTCAAGAGAGTCTTCAAATTAGATGCTACCTAGCTCATTTGTTTGTAATCAAGTCTTGTCTCCAAGCTATATGATCAACCATTTACTGTATGTACAATGCCaataaatcatataaaaaagTATTTAGTCTTGAGATTTCCATTACTATAAAATTGTGTCAtttcccctcatttccatagctctattttatactgtttttttttctttgacaatGCATCCCAGAAAATTGAACCCGAGAATCATtgttgatttatcataactttattacaaatatagtagacaaattgaatattgtaaagCTTAAAATCTCTTCTTGTACTCGGATTAACCATGGACCCTTCATAGTTAACTCAGAAGATTCCCCATCCATGCATGAGAGAGTAAAGGCAATTTGAAGAAGGGATataaaaaagtcattttttgAGAGTTATCTGATTAAGATTTTGATTAGAATGTTATAATTTATGAAGCGAAAAAAATCTTACAACTAAACTTTTGGATTGtgtgatataataataataatatgcaacatttatacagcgcttaatacaaatgtttctaagtgtTGCATACTATTATGTGAATTCCATTTTCAAGATTCTTGTCGATTTGAATTCCAGGCATAAACACATACCATACCACATAAATACAACAAAATTATTTGGAAGATATTCTTTTgcagtgtcaatttttttttcttgcctaAATGCAGTTCGGTAGAGAGTAGTGACCTAGTACTACTAATCCCTTTTCTGCTAGTCCGTTAGTTTGTTCCAAAATGtgaaagtttttgttcaacttgctctcatttctttatttctgcatcaattaagTTCATACAAGTATGGTATATATGATCCTTGGATAATACCACATGTGCTTTATGAGGGTGATGGgttcaaaaggtcaaatgataatgttcaagtttttgttcaatttgCTCTTATTCCTTGAATCCTgtatcaattacatgtatgttgaaacTTGGTACATATTATCCTTGAGTAGTACCATGTATGTCCATGAGGGTGATGGGTCAACTCataggtcatctaggggtcaaaaggtcaagttgctctcatttctttatttctgcatcaattgtgtttacacttggtacaaataACCATTTGGTAATACCATATgaggtcaaaagatcatattgcatattttatcgATCACAATATATCAGGCAAGACTCGTGGTTCATGAACCACCTTGTTTTATTACACACTGGGTACAGCAGTGATCTGGCAGGGGATGTAGAACGGTTAGaagatgtgggggggggggctgagtcgGCTGACcatttcaaaatcacaattagaTGGTCGTTTTTTTTAAGagtttttggaaaaaagtgggggctgaagtaCCGCGGCTCCTGTATGGTATCTCTAATAATTCATTGttgttctcttttctttctcccttctaCACATCTCTTTATAATCTTTCATCATAACCCAGACAACTTAAAGACAGGAAAGAACACCTAATCTTTATCTGATTTGTACAGATGTGGTGCAACaactgttttatttcttttcttttctcataaAACTACAATACATATACAACAAATGCAAGGACTTTGACAGAGTTCTTTATTAATCTTGATGCTATTCATGGtaatctttaaaaagaaataatcttGTATCACTTTTCTCAAAGAGTTTCTACACTGTATAGGGTATGAACATCATTTTTATCTAGTCACCAGCACACAAGGTTTCTAACTGCATATGAATCATAGAAACATATCGTCCACTAAGGCAAAAAAGGTCACAAGTCCGAAGTCTGTaaattcaaaaaacaaaaaagcgGTATGCTACTGCCAAGCACATTGTGGCAATGGCGAAACCTTTTCTTGCTTGTCCACATTGCATAATAGACCAAATCATAGACCTTGGCCATTTTAGAAACCAAAAGTTCaccaaaagaaaatggaaaatagaagtttactatttgttttttttaccacaCTTGCTTGATAAAGCAGACAGGCCCTCCATCTTCCAAACTGATTAACAAAGGTACTATCAATAGATTATCAACATCAATTTtggaaattattattcaaatcaacaaatcAACTACAATAAGTTTATTTGAACACTTGATATCGAGTTAAGCTAGACAATGcacaatatttttcttgaaaagttatgttgtatgtacatgtttctctatttttttctcataatttATAGCACAAACACTAAAAACACATtgaattcatgatttttttccctCATAGCAATCTTCGCTCCAGAATTTTCACTCAGTATATGTAAAATCTACTTCAATGGCCTTGAATCACAATTCTAAGAGCTATCTACTTCATTGGCTGAACGACAACCAATTAAACACATAGACCTACAAGTATATATTTTGGCATATATCTAACTACAATCTTCAAAACTACAATGACCTGTATCTTTTCAATAATAAGTTGTATGAACATCATTGTACATATCTTACCCAGGAAAGACCAGTATTGTACATTTTTCCTCAGAAGTAAAAATAAAACCCAAAGATTTCTCCAATTTCAccaattaatgataataaaaatagataacaccCTCCCCAAGTGCTTAACACATAAGACTTGCTCAACACATGACTTCaaacataaatttaaaaaaagttcttTTAACAGAAATAATGGAGTTGGAATTCTTtaatttaaaaggaaaaaaaaaaacatttctttaCAAACATATTAACTGTTGCCTGCACTATAAATCAGAAAACATGACCCATCCAGGCTTAACAAAACATAACGTGAATGAGTGCATTCAatttaatacaaatatttatacACTATGTAATGACTTTATAAACTGTTTCAGTCTTGATTGCACAACATGTTTATACTTTGTTTTCTTTATACACCTGCGTTTATATATGTTGCAGCCTCTGAAAAGTGGTTAAGAAGAAGAAACACAGAAGAAGTTAAGAATATATCTTGGCACACAGAACCAAGTACCCTGGAATATTGATTGTCCACTAAATAAAGCATCTATTACATTGTTCCTTCTTAGCAGTTACTATGAAAACTAATGGCCTTATAAAGAACTAACCACCACATGAAGATAGACtgttaaataaattgaaattttgaaggACAAACAGAGAAAAATAATAACGGACGATAATACAACCCTGATTTTAGGTCATGAAGGGACATAGTCTAAATTTGCACACAATTGGTCATCTCAATAATCAAGATGGATAAGTTTATAGGAc encodes:
- the LOC129264553 gene encoding probable RNA-binding protein EIF1AD; the protein is MSKATKRKHVTREVLEDYILPEENQQILKILGGRGNNLHEAQTSEGDKFLISMPTRFRKNVWIKRGDFVLADPILEGDKVKAEIVAILYPKQIKYIKQEQLWPQGFVTGASEIRNQNPEGTEVEALTNQLNDASIADRDVEENNGISDGEEDYSSEDNDDDLFVNTNRPTVTYYYSDSSEEDEEEEEDDCEGEVQEVTDEDHSADR